The following coding sequences are from one Marinoscillum sp. 108 window:
- a CDS encoding alpha-amylase family glycosyl hydrolase has protein sequence MKSILSILAILLTSVTLSAQMVTLSPANPSGDDEITITFDATQGNGELVGAAKVYLHSGVVLDAPDGTAWNNAIGNWGMDDGVGQMTKVAGATDKWEIKLTPTARQYYGVDASATIFRLAMVFRNADGTKKGTASPGTYDWGFVAGNQDIYVNLDAGFYVSILNPADDEVYLTSGEALKIEAEASAEVTAMALAIDEGQGFVEVASVSSGTSITYDYSPTQSATVSIKVSATISGQSVENQMTVNILLRQSTPVAALPAGAKKGINYVDGDATSAILVLEAPGKEFAYVVGDFNNWTPSDNYLMNKTADGELFWYELTGLTAGEEYVFQYWVDGTIKIGDPYADKVADPWNDQHIPAALYPDPTGYDKTDYQMATILQTGQEAYVWAETESTWSRPAKQDLVVYELLVRDFLGSHSYQDLSDTLGYLKRIGVNAIELMPIMEFEGNESWGYNPVYYFAPDKYYGTKNDLKHFIETAHQQGFAVILDMVLNHAYGQCPLVKLYWDETLNAPATNSPWFNQVPKHPFNVGYDFNHASTYTQDFMDSVNNYWINEYHFDGYRFDLSKGFTQNNTGDDVGAWGQYDPGRISILKRMNNEIKAVDASSYVILEHFADAQEETELGNAGMLLWRNVHGDFDSALKGNARGISGAASSIHVSYMESHDEERQMVGMLSGGLQAGNYDVKNTAVALERAKMGAAFLMLQKGPKMMWQFGELGYDVSINFNGRVGNKPLPWGSGNLGLYEDPLRQHLYDAYAAINHLRVTYPSVFNVGDVEASLGGKLKSIAIQHGQLDVVVIGNFGVEEGELTYEFPSTGAWFDYFGGDEFSVTSAAATQTLKPGEFYIYTNKRVSEGFPGVVEIYENPVTVSPSSFGLDDEITIIFDATKASKDGTAGLVGASKVFMNAGLVVNDPKGTDLSHKVEDGSGEMTKVEGQDNQWQITLTPRAYFGLSQEATAFRMGMHFRDEAGENIGKGFRNELVFLEIQSDVALVSFDPAEFFTNQEVSLIFDASLGDQGLLNATKIYAHSGAVLTPGDNPSFGSNVVGNWGADDGVGQMTKIDGTSKWELKYTPGMRDYYGLAASDSVYWISVVFRSADGSVKGSGPAGDFKGGFIAANGDIYLKVTPPQKEETLGVKKENLGKVRLFPNPTTGQFRMDGEVSTPYNLFLFDMSGRMLSSLLIQDSSKPIDLSYLREGQYLLQVVSADQTRSLRLVIVK, from the coding sequence ATGAAAAGCATCCTTTCAATACTGGCAATTCTGCTGACCTCCGTTACTCTGTCAGCACAGATGGTTACCCTTTCTCCAGCCAATCCTTCTGGAGACGACGAAATTACTATAACCTTTGATGCCACTCAGGGCAATGGCGAGCTGGTAGGCGCGGCAAAGGTGTATCTGCACAGTGGAGTTGTATTAGATGCGCCCGATGGAACCGCCTGGAACAATGCCATTGGTAACTGGGGCATGGATGATGGTGTGGGACAAATGACAAAAGTGGCAGGAGCAACAGATAAGTGGGAGATCAAGTTGACACCTACAGCCAGACAATACTACGGGGTAGATGCATCAGCTACTATCTTCAGACTGGCCATGGTCTTTAGAAATGCCGACGGGACTAAGAAAGGAACCGCTTCTCCTGGTACCTATGATTGGGGCTTTGTAGCCGGAAATCAGGATATCTATGTGAACCTGGACGCGGGATTCTATGTAAGTATTCTAAACCCGGCAGATGATGAGGTGTATTTGACTTCTGGTGAGGCCTTGAAAATTGAGGCGGAAGCCTCCGCAGAAGTCACTGCGATGGCACTGGCGATAGATGAAGGTCAGGGTTTTGTGGAAGTAGCGAGCGTTTCCTCCGGTACCTCCATCACTTACGATTATTCGCCTACTCAATCCGCGACAGTGTCTATCAAGGTGAGTGCAACGATCAGCGGTCAGAGTGTGGAAAACCAGATGACTGTCAACATATTGCTCAGGCAGTCCACGCCGGTGGCGGCTTTGCCGGCTGGAGCCAAAAAAGGAATTAACTACGTTGATGGTGATGCCACTTCAGCTATTCTGGTGTTGGAGGCTCCCGGAAAGGAGTTTGCCTATGTGGTTGGTGATTTTAACAACTGGACCCCTTCCGACAATTACCTGATGAATAAGACGGCAGATGGAGAGCTTTTCTGGTATGAGCTCACCGGGCTTACGGCTGGAGAGGAATATGTCTTTCAATATTGGGTGGATGGTACCATCAAAATAGGAGATCCCTATGCCGATAAAGTGGCAGATCCGTGGAACGACCAACACATTCCCGCAGCGTTGTATCCCGATCCTACAGGCTATGACAAGACCGACTATCAGATGGCTACGATTTTGCAGACAGGACAAGAGGCTTATGTATGGGCCGAGACTGAATCGACGTGGAGCCGGCCAGCCAAACAGGACCTGGTGGTTTACGAATTGTTGGTTCGTGATTTTTTGGGTTCTCATAGCTACCAGGACTTATCTGATACCCTGGGCTACTTGAAAAGAATTGGTGTGAATGCCATTGAGCTGATGCCCATCATGGAGTTTGAGGGAAATGAAAGTTGGGGATACAACCCTGTTTATTATTTCGCCCCGGACAAATACTATGGCACCAAAAATGACCTAAAACATTTCATTGAAACGGCACACCAGCAAGGTTTTGCCGTGATATTAGATATGGTGCTTAACCATGCTTATGGCCAGTGTCCGCTGGTGAAGCTCTACTGGGATGAGACATTGAATGCGCCTGCGACCAACAGTCCATGGTTCAATCAAGTGCCAAAACACCCCTTCAATGTAGGTTACGATTTCAATCATGCATCCACCTACACTCAGGACTTTATGGATTCCGTGAATAATTACTGGATCAATGAATATCATTTTGACGGTTACAGATTTGACTTATCAAAAGGGTTTACTCAGAATAATACCGGAGATGATGTGGGCGCCTGGGGGCAGTATGATCCCGGAAGGATCTCAATCCTCAAGCGGATGAATAATGAAATCAAAGCGGTTGATGCGAGTTCTTATGTGATACTGGAGCACTTTGCGGATGCCCAGGAAGAAACGGAGCTAGGTAATGCCGGAATGTTGCTTTGGAGAAATGTGCATGGAGATTTTGACAGTGCTTTGAAAGGAAATGCGCGGGGCATATCAGGAGCGGCATCCTCCATTCATGTGTCATACATGGAGAGCCATGACGAGGAGCGTCAGATGGTGGGGATGTTGTCAGGCGGTTTACAAGCTGGAAATTATGATGTAAAAAATACGGCAGTGGCTCTGGAGCGAGCTAAAATGGGGGCGGCATTTCTGATGTTGCAGAAGGGTCCCAAAATGATGTGGCAGTTCGGAGAGTTGGGTTATGATGTTAGCATCAACTTCAACGGAAGGGTTGGAAATAAGCCACTTCCCTGGGGCAGTGGTAACCTGGGGCTTTACGAAGACCCCCTGAGGCAACATCTATATGATGCTTATGCGGCCATCAATCATTTGAGGGTTACCTATCCGTCTGTCTTCAATGTGGGGGATGTAGAGGCATCTCTTGGGGGTAAACTAAAGAGTATCGCGATCCAGCATGGTCAGTTGGATGTGGTGGTTATTGGCAATTTTGGGGTAGAGGAAGGCGAGCTCACTTATGAATTTCCGAGTACGGGAGCATGGTTTGATTATTTTGGAGGAGATGAGTTTTCTGTCACCTCTGCCGCGGCTACTCAAACCCTGAAGCCAGGTGAATTTTACATTTACACCAACAAAAGAGTATCTGAGGGCTTTCCGGGAGTGGTAGAAATCTATGAGAACCCCGTGACCGTTTCCCCTTCGAGTTTTGGTTTGGATGATGAGATCACCATCATTTTTGATGCGACCAAAGCGAGTAAAGACGGAACAGCCGGCCTGGTAGGTGCTTCAAAAGTATTCATGAACGCTGGTTTGGTAGTCAATGACCCTAAGGGTACTGACCTCTCACATAAGGTTGAGGATGGATCAGGTGAAATGACCAAAGTAGAGGGTCAGGATAATCAGTGGCAGATCACCCTTACACCGCGTGCTTATTTTGGATTGAGTCAGGAAGCTACGGCCTTCCGCATGGGCATGCATTTCAGAGATGAGGCTGGTGAAAACATCGGGAAGGGGTTCAGGAACGAATTGGTTTTTTTGGAAATCCAATCAGACGTGGCATTAGTCTCTTTTGATCCGGCTGAATTTTTCACCAATCAGGAGGTGTCATTGATTTTTGATGCCAGTCTGGGTGATCAGGGCCTGCTGAATGCCACTAAAATTTATGCGCATTCGGGAGCCGTATTGACTCCTGGAGACAATCCATCTTTTGGTTCCAATGTAGTCGGAAACTGGGGAGCGGACGATGGAGTTGGTCAAATGACCAAAATAGACGGAACAAGCAAGTGGGAACTGAAATATACACCTGGTATGCGAGACTATTACGGATTGGCAGCATCCGATTCTGTTTACTGGATTTCGGTAGTTTTCAGAAGTGCAGATGGCAGCGTGAAGGGATCGGGGCCTGCTGGAGATTTTAAAGGAGGCTTCATAGCCGCTAATGGAGACATCTATCTGAAAGTGACTCCACCGCAAAAGGAAGAAACCCTTGGGGTGAAGAAGGAGAACCTGGGCAAAGTACGCTTATTCCCTAATCCTACGACTGGTCAGTTCCGCATGGATGGGGAAGTGAGCACACCTTATAATTTATTCTTGTTTGATATGAGCGGGAGAATGTTATCCTCTCTTCTGATCCAGGATAGCAGTAAGCCCATTGACCTATCATATTTGAGAGAAGGCCAGTATCTCCTGCAGGTTGTCAGCGCAGATCAGACCAGGAGCCTTAGGTTGGTGATTGTTAAATAA
- a CDS encoding vanadium-dependent haloperoxidase, whose product MKKLFMTLLAATLFFGCKENTAYQAILNDPETFNGAMKQLTDVIVYDIFSPPVASRVYSYSSIAAFEVLAISNPDTLISLGGQVTDFTTPPAPPAGINDKLASLHAFLTVGKALIFSEDKIDAYRENLYKNLEENGLPASVKEKSLAYGELVAKHVMAWADGDMYKQTRTFPKYTIRNETYAWKPTPPDYMEGIEPHWNKIRPLILDSANQFPPVPPLELTMDKDSEFYRQLAEVYEKGGGQNEENTQIAKFWDCNPYVSHHRGHAMFATKKITPGGHWIGIVAIATRKAGNNFSETVEAYTRTSIALFDGFISCWDEKWRSIVVRPETLINQYMDEEWVPLLQTPPFPEYTSGHSVISRAAAVTLTDYYGDNFSFEDTTEMEYGLPQRDFNSFLEASEEAAISRLYGGIHYMMAIENGVDQGEKVGDFVVQNLQTRRNKALATK is encoded by the coding sequence ATGAAGAAACTTTTCATGACCCTTTTGGCAGCTACTCTATTTTTTGGCTGCAAGGAAAACACGGCTTATCAGGCCATATTGAATGACCCGGAAACTTTTAACGGGGCGATGAAGCAGCTGACGGATGTTATCGTGTATGATATCTTTTCTCCTCCGGTGGCTAGCCGGGTTTATAGTTATTCCAGCATCGCAGCCTTTGAGGTGCTTGCAATTTCTAATCCAGATACCCTGATTTCCCTGGGCGGGCAAGTGACGGATTTTACCACACCTCCGGCACCACCTGCTGGCATCAATGATAAGTTGGCCAGTTTGCATGCCTTTCTCACAGTGGGCAAAGCCTTGATTTTTTCTGAAGATAAAATAGACGCTTACCGTGAAAATTTATACAAGAATTTGGAAGAGAACGGTCTCCCGGCTTCTGTGAAGGAAAAATCACTGGCGTATGGGGAGCTGGTGGCGAAGCATGTGATGGCCTGGGCAGATGGCGATATGTACAAACAGACCCGTACTTTTCCTAAATATACGATCAGGAATGAGACCTATGCCTGGAAGCCAACGCCACCAGATTATATGGAAGGGATAGAACCTCACTGGAATAAAATCAGACCCCTCATATTGGACTCAGCCAATCAGTTTCCTCCGGTACCTCCACTGGAACTCACCATGGACAAAGACAGTGAGTTTTACCGTCAGCTGGCCGAAGTATATGAAAAAGGAGGTGGTCAGAATGAAGAGAACACCCAGATCGCCAAGTTTTGGGACTGCAACCCTTACGTTTCACATCACCGTGGGCATGCAATGTTTGCCACGAAGAAAATCACCCCCGGAGGGCACTGGATAGGCATCGTGGCCATTGCCACCCGGAAGGCCGGAAACAACTTTAGTGAAACGGTGGAAGCTTATACACGAACATCCATCGCCTTGTTTGATGGTTTTATCAGCTGCTGGGACGAGAAATGGAGAAGTATTGTAGTCAGACCTGAGACACTGATCAACCAATACATGGATGAGGAATGGGTGCCCCTGCTACAAACACCTCCTTTTCCTGAATACACCAGCGGACATAGTGTAATTTCACGTGCCGCGGCGGTTACACTTACCGATTATTACGGTGACAACTTCTCCTTCGAAGACACCACCGAAATGGAGTATGGACTCCCACAGCGGGATTTCAATTCATTTCTGGAAGCTAGTGAAGAGGCCGCGATCAGCAGGCTCTATGGCGGTATTCATTACATGATGGCCATAGAAAATGGAGTAGATCAGGGTGAGAAAGTGGGAGATTTCGTAGTACAAAACCTTCAGACCAGGCGCAATAAGGCACTGGCTACCAAATAA
- the treF gene encoding alpha,alpha-trehalase TreF, producing MTTLKSLKIAGLVVLLFFSCTPQKQTEAADETADFYEPWESLGPLFHDVQMAGVFPDSKTFVDCTPKSDPATIASDYLARKDDPDFDLKAFVSANFIPPSEPEIVASREESLKMHLENHWKNLTRKASESDEISTLIPLPGEYVVPGGRFREIYYWDSYFTLIGLGASGRTDLVEAMVDNFAYLIDTVGFIPNGNRTYYLGRSQPPFFASMVNLYAQLTSVEEATIYLPAVQKEYDFWMQGSEYLSPDLPAVNRVVRLSDGTILNRYWDFLDFPRPESHKEDYELAEGLSDQEQKKLYRNLRAGAESGWDYSTRWFQDKADFGSIRTTDMLPVDLNSLMFAVETTLANLYAADGKVQQSDFYSAQADQRKAAIQRLFWDADKGAFTDYIWTENRLSDQLTLAGAYPLYFIVASAQQADEQARVLESDFLLPGGVVTTTIESGQQWDYPNGWAPLQWMTIKGLEHYDKMDLATEIKTRWLRVNDKVYQNTGKMMEKYNVADTTLIAGGGEYPTQDGFGWSNGVALGLMSDNVAY from the coding sequence ATGACAACATTGAAATCATTAAAAATAGCAGGCCTTGTGGTACTGCTATTTTTTTCATGCACCCCTCAAAAGCAGACAGAAGCAGCTGATGAAACTGCGGATTTTTATGAGCCTTGGGAGTCACTGGGGCCGTTGTTTCACGATGTGCAAATGGCAGGGGTTTTCCCTGATTCCAAAACCTTCGTGGACTGCACACCCAAGAGTGATCCTGCCACCATCGCTTCGGATTATCTCGCCCGCAAGGATGATCCTGATTTTGATTTAAAGGCTTTTGTGAGTGCAAACTTTATCCCTCCATCAGAGCCTGAGATCGTCGCATCAAGGGAAGAGTCACTCAAGATGCACCTGGAAAATCATTGGAAAAACTTAACAAGGAAGGCCAGTGAATCAGACGAAATTTCGACTCTGATCCCATTGCCCGGCGAATATGTGGTGCCCGGTGGGCGTTTTAGAGAAATTTATTATTGGGATAGCTACTTCACCCTGATAGGGCTGGGGGCCTCTGGTCGTACGGACCTGGTAGAGGCCATGGTCGATAATTTTGCTTATCTGATAGATACTGTGGGCTTTATTCCCAATGGCAATAGGACCTATTACCTTGGCAGAAGCCAACCGCCGTTTTTTGCTTCGATGGTCAATCTTTATGCACAGCTCACTTCCGTAGAGGAGGCCACCATTTATTTACCTGCAGTACAAAAGGAATACGATTTTTGGATGCAGGGATCGGAATACCTGAGCCCAGATCTGCCTGCAGTCAACAGAGTGGTGCGCTTGTCAGACGGAACCATTCTCAATCGCTATTGGGATTTTCTGGATTTCCCCAGACCGGAATCACACAAGGAAGATTACGAATTGGCAGAAGGTTTATCAGATCAGGAGCAGAAGAAACTCTATCGCAATCTGCGGGCCGGAGCTGAGTCTGGATGGGACTACAGCACACGCTGGTTTCAGGATAAAGCCGATTTTGGAAGCATCCGTACCACGGACATGTTGCCTGTAGACCTGAACAGTCTCATGTTTGCGGTGGAAACCACCCTGGCCAATCTCTATGCGGCTGACGGGAAGGTTCAGCAGTCAGATTTTTATTCAGCCCAAGCCGATCAGCGCAAGGCAGCTATTCAGCGCTTGTTTTGGGATGCCGATAAAGGGGCCTTTACAGATTATATCTGGACGGAAAACAGACTATCGGATCAGCTGACACTGGCGGGCGCCTATCCCTTGTACTTTATTGTAGCGTCAGCTCAGCAAGCCGATGAACAGGCACGAGTATTGGAGTCAGACTTTCTCCTCCCTGGAGGGGTGGTGACTACTACCATCGAGTCCGGGCAGCAATGGGATTACCCTAATGGTTGGGCACCCCTTCAATGGATGACGATTAAGGGTCTTGAACATTATGACAAAATGGATTTGGCGACTGAGATCAAAACCAGATGGTTGAGGGTGAATGATAAAGTCTACCAAAATACCGGCAAAATGATGGAAAAATACAATGTGGCTGACACCACCCTGATTGCCGGAGGAGGAGAGTACCCCACGCAGGATGGTTTCGGGTGGAGCAATGGCGTAGCCCTGGGACTGATGTCAGACAATGTGGCTTACTGA
- a CDS encoding sodium:solute symporter produces MENVALSFVDIAIIVVYIFGIIWYGISKGKQQTSEEYFLAGRNMTWPIVGISLFAANIGSNTLIGLTSDAFQTNTAVYNYEWMAAVVLVFFSIFFLPFYLRSKVYTMPEFLERRYDSRSRYYFSFITIVGNVIIDTSSGLYAGNLILKIIFPEISSTFIIIGLALAAAAYTIPGGLSSVVHTEVIQAILLVVGSMILTYFCITEVGGWSGLMSGLDALNSSGYISKPADEVFDMAGPVDDAYMPWTGLLFGVPLLGFYFWANNQFMVQRVLSAKDLNHGRWGALFAGLLKIPVIFIMIFPGVIAIVLFSDLDISGLNYLITNEAGEQVICQNLEDCPNMTYPVMLYQLLPTGLLGLVIAGLLAAMSSSISATLNSASTLITMDFVNKLNPNLSSKQLVRVGQIATVVLVLLAAFWTQYIEQISDSLWEYLQLVLGFIAPPVVAVFLVGLFWKRGNGNGAFAALLAGLAISVLIILSSVYELFPSLNAIHFLHKAPLLMLACMLVHVIVSLLTPAPSDEVVNTLTWNVGLYRAETKELAGLPWYKNYRVLAVILLIITAFVVGSFW; encoded by the coding sequence ATGGAAAATGTAGCATTGAGCTTTGTAGATATAGCCATTATTGTCGTTTATATTTTTGGCATCATTTGGTACGGGATCTCGAAGGGCAAACAACAAACCTCCGAAGAGTATTTTTTAGCTGGTCGGAACATGACCTGGCCTATCGTCGGAATTTCTTTGTTTGCGGCCAATATAGGCAGTAACACGCTCATTGGTCTTACCTCCGATGCGTTTCAGACCAATACGGCGGTTTACAATTATGAGTGGATGGCGGCTGTAGTGCTGGTTTTCTTCTCCATATTCTTTTTGCCCTTCTACCTGCGCTCAAAGGTCTACACCATGCCGGAGTTTCTTGAGCGCCGGTACGACAGCAGATCCCGGTATTATTTTTCCTTTATCACCATTGTGGGCAATGTCATTATCGACACCTCGTCTGGGTTGTATGCCGGAAATCTGATTCTGAAAATCATTTTCCCGGAGATTTCTTCCACGTTTATCATTATAGGTTTGGCATTGGCCGCCGCAGCATATACGATACCGGGTGGGCTCTCCTCTGTTGTTCATACCGAGGTGATCCAGGCGATTCTATTGGTCGTGGGCTCTATGATTTTAACTTATTTCTGTATTACGGAGGTGGGCGGATGGTCAGGATTGATGAGTGGCCTGGACGCACTCAATAGCAGTGGCTACATCAGTAAACCAGCCGACGAAGTGTTTGATATGGCAGGACCAGTGGATGATGCGTATATGCCATGGACCGGCTTGCTCTTTGGGGTGCCGCTACTTGGTTTTTACTTCTGGGCCAACAATCAGTTTATGGTACAGCGTGTACTCAGCGCCAAAGATCTCAACCACGGTCGCTGGGGAGCATTGTTTGCCGGGTTGCTGAAAATCCCGGTGATTTTTATCATGATTTTTCCTGGAGTGATTGCCATTGTGCTGTTTTCTGACCTGGACATCAGCGGGCTGAACTATTTAATTACCAATGAGGCCGGCGAGCAGGTGATCTGCCAGAACCTGGAGGATTGTCCCAATATGACCTATCCGGTCATGCTTTATCAACTACTACCTACAGGGCTGCTTGGGCTGGTCATTGCTGGATTGTTGGCGGCCATGTCCAGTAGTATTTCGGCTACACTCAATTCTGCCTCTACCCTGATCACCATGGATTTTGTGAATAAGTTGAATCCTAACCTTTCCAGCAAACAATTGGTGCGTGTCGGCCAGATTGCCACTGTGGTACTGGTATTGTTGGCTGCATTTTGGACTCAATACATCGAGCAGATTTCTGACTCATTGTGGGAATACCTACAGTTGGTGTTAGGGTTCATTGCACCACCGGTGGTGGCAGTGTTCCTGGTGGGTTTGTTTTGGAAGCGAGGTAATGGAAATGGAGCCTTCGCGGCCCTTTTGGCGGGTCTTGCAATATCTGTTTTGATTATTCTTTCCTCAGTTTATGAGTTATTCCCTTCGCTAAATGCGATTCATTTTTTGCATAAAGCACCTTTGCTCATGCTGGCTTGTATGCTGGTGCACGTCATTGTCAGCTTGCTCACCCCAGCCCCGAGTGATGAGGTAGTGAATACCCTCACCTGGAA